In the Carassius gibelio isolate Cgi1373 ecotype wild population from Czech Republic chromosome A2, carGib1.2-hapl.c, whole genome shotgun sequence genome, one interval contains:
- the LOC128022143 gene encoding interferon-inducible GTPase 5, whose product MNFRKCKEPCTRFITKGDAHESREFHICEGNTAQSSQSNNSSCLCSETKMAMFDDVDRITLEVLEHIKESISTQDLPTAVNTIKEVLEKQDLVELNIGVTGESGSGKSTFVNAFRDLGDEEEESAKTGPVETTMEPEAYFHPKYKNVKVWDLPGIGTPNFKANEYLKLVKFERYDIFIIIASDRFRECHILLAKEIVRMGKRFYFVRSKIDQSIDAEKKSKKKSFDQKKTLDTIREDCEKGLKNIGIEDPVVFLISSFELGNYDLNLLQERMEQELPQHKRLVLLLALPNITQEINEKKKKVLEENIGKVALLSALVATVPVPGLSAAVDLAIVTREIETYYSVFGLDDPSLQMLCERSGKTIEELKSLMKSPLIGGINPASILSLASAESLVVSANTVKYVVSLIPLLGSVVAGGLSYMTVSRMLKRALNDIAEDAKNVLMASVQTEV is encoded by the exons ATGAATTTTCGGAAGTGTAAGGAACCGTGTACCAGGTTCATCACAAAGGGAGACGCTCATGAAAG CCGTGAATTTCACATTTGTGAAGGAAACACAGCACAGTCTTCTCAGTCTAATAATTCTTCCTGTCTCTGCTCTGAAACAAAG atggctATGTTTGATGATGTTGATAGAATAACTCTGGAGGTCCTCGAACATATTAAAGAATCCATATCTACCCAGGACCTTCCAACAGCGGTAAACACGATCAAAGAAGTCCTTGAAAAACAGGATCTTGTAGAACTTAACATTGGTGTGACGGGGGAGTCAGGTTCTGGAAAATCCACATTTGTGAATGCATTCAGGGATTTAGGGGATGAAGAAGAGGAGTCTGCTAAAACTGGCCCTGTAGAAACCACTATGGAGCCTGAAGcttattttcacccaaaatataaaaatgtgaaagtGTGGGATCTTCCTGGCATTGGAACACCAAACTTCAAAGCCAATGAGTATCTTAAACTGGTTAAGTTCGAACGTTATGATATTTTCATCATCATCGCTTCAGATCGGTTCAGAGAATGCCACATTCTGCTGGCCAAAGAGATTGTGAGAATGGGGAAAAGGTTTTATTTTGTTCGTTCCAAGATTGACCAAAGCATTGATGCTGAGAAGAAGAGTAAGAAGAAAAGCTTTGACCAGAAAAAGACATTGGATACCATCCGAGAGGACTGTGAAAAGG GTCTGAAAAACATTGGTATAGAGGATCCTGTTGTGTTCCTGATCTCTAGCTTCGAGCTCGGCAACTATGATTTAAATCTTCTGCAGGAGAGAATGGAGCAAGAGCTTCCACAGCATAAGAGACTTGTGCTGCTGTTGGCTTTGCCGAATATCACACAGGAGATCaatgagaaaaagaagaaagtatTAGAGGAAAACATTGGAAAAGTTGCCTTACTGTCTGCTTTGGTGGCTACAGTCCCTGTTCCTGGTCTTTCAGCTGCTGTGGATTTAGCTATTGTAACCAGGGAGATAGAAACATACTACAGTGTCTTTGGTCTGGATGATCCTTCCCTGCAGATGCTCTGTGAAAGATCTGGAAAGACCATTGAGGAATTAAAAAGTTTAATGAAGTCCCCACTGATTGGTGGGATAAACCCAGCTTCAATATTATCCTTAGCGAGTGCTGAATCCCTGGTTGTGAGTGCAAACACAGTTAAGTATGTTGTGAGTCTCATACCCTTACTTGGTTCTGTGGTGGCAGGAGGATTGTCCTATATGACAGTCTCAAGAATGCTGAAGAGAGCTCTGAATGACATAGCAGAAGATGCCAAAAACGTGCTAATGGCTTCAGTGCAGACTGAAGTGTAA